The following are encoded together in the Pseudoxanthomonas sp. YR558 genome:
- a CDS encoding HD-GYP domain-containing protein has translation MLRTLDVADLRTGMFVQKLVGPWMQHPFWRTSFLLDEARLAELQDSGIEQVVVDLARSEVGDDADAGVDVAEATPDIGGESASEDATTPERRRVIVPDGGVGLGAELARARRICEDGREAVEAMFREVRLGKGVDAQHVLPLLDEITGSVDRHPTALVSVARLKDADSYTYLHSVAVGALMAMLARQLKLPEDQVRDAALGGLLHDMGKALLPQDVLNKPGKLTDEEFDIVRQHPVHGERLLRDGGITQEAILHIARHHHEKFNGAGYPQRLSGDELPLLTRMSAICDVYDAITSNRPYKAGWDPAESLRRMAGWQGHFDETLLKAFVRSVGIYPIGALVRLSSDRLAVVVEQNPATLLAPRVRVFYSAKSRTHLLMTDIDLATAGDRERIVSVESPATWGFRELEKLWLP, from the coding sequence ATGCTGAGGACCCTCGACGTCGCCGACCTGCGCACTGGCATGTTCGTCCAGAAGCTGGTCGGCCCGTGGATGCAGCATCCTTTCTGGCGGACTTCGTTCCTGCTGGACGAGGCGCGCCTGGCCGAATTACAAGATAGCGGGATTGAACAGGTGGTCGTGGACCTGGCGCGCAGCGAGGTCGGGGACGATGCGGACGCCGGAGTGGACGTAGCCGAGGCCACGCCTGACATCGGCGGCGAATCCGCGTCGGAAGACGCCACTACCCCCGAACGCCGCCGCGTCATCGTTCCCGATGGCGGCGTCGGCCTGGGAGCCGAGCTGGCCCGCGCCCGGCGCATCTGCGAAGACGGGCGCGAAGCCGTTGAAGCCATGTTCCGTGAGGTGAGGTTGGGGAAAGGCGTGGACGCCCAGCATGTGCTGCCGCTGCTGGACGAGATCACGGGATCCGTCGACCGACACCCCACCGCGCTGGTGAGCGTGGCGCGGCTGAAGGATGCCGACAGCTACACCTACCTGCATTCGGTCGCCGTGGGCGCGTTGATGGCGATGCTGGCCCGCCAGCTGAAGCTGCCGGAAGACCAGGTGCGCGACGCCGCGCTCGGCGGTCTGCTGCACGACATGGGCAAGGCATTGCTGCCGCAGGACGTGCTCAACAAGCCCGGGAAGCTGACCGACGAGGAGTTCGACATCGTCCGCCAGCACCCCGTGCATGGCGAGCGCCTGCTGCGCGACGGCGGGATCACCCAGGAAGCGATCCTCCACATCGCCCGCCACCACCACGAGAAGTTCAACGGCGCTGGCTACCCGCAGCGGCTGTCCGGGGACGAGCTGCCGCTGCTGACGCGCATGAGCGCAATCTGCGACGTCTACGACGCGATCACCTCCAACCGGCCCTACAAGGCCGGCTGGGATCCGGCCGAATCCCTGCGCCGCATGGCGGGCTGGCAGGGCCACTTCGACGAAACGCTGCTGAAGGCCTTCGTGCGCAGCGTGGGCATCTACCCGATCGGGGCCCTGGTACGCCTTTCCAGCGACCGTCTGGCCGTGGTGGTGGAACAGAACCCGGCCACCTTGCTGGCGCCGCGCGTGCGCGTGTTCTACTCGGCCAAGTCGCGCACCCATCTGTTGATGACGGACATCGACCTGGCCACCGCCGGGGACCGTGAACGCATCGTCAGCGTAGAGTCCCCTGCCACCTGGGGTTTCCGCGAACTCGAGAAGCTCTGGCTGCCCTGA
- a CDS encoding CocE/NonD family hydrolase gives MRLLLGLLLTACAFPSFAKTKDIVIPAGLHDGPVDAAMTTVAREALVVYRDEDPQRDLATRFRLQLAAGRYTQAIDSIDTLRGLRKDPPSQPPVFLQYEIHARAKTLQTQRGMAYAPAWRQAFAERFGALDDRTALQAEFSFGTSLARVRGDLDAALAKVAGRSRLSLPEAIDLVRAYQVHAAYAEFQPLFAAALKDDDARRYRIDRDVLVRTPEGVGIAALVVRPANAPRLPTLLQFTVYANDDVAWGDAKTMAAHGYVGAVAYSRGKGRSPDANAPFRHDGVDAAAVIDWIAAQPWSDGRVGMFGGSYNSFAQWSALKQRPPALKAIATSASAAPGIDIPMEGNVFLNFMYPWPLYTASSRWLDDARYGDSARWAKLDRDAYASGRAYRERPLIDGSSNPLFAEWLQHPAYDAYWQAMIPQGDEFAGIDIPVLATTGYFDGAQAGVLHYFREHLRHRPDADHTLVIGPYEHITMQTGVPPTVQGYVPDAAARINLQALRLAWFDHVLKGAPKPDLLADRVNWQAMGTDAWRHAHTLETMATRRQSLCLAPGAETGTYALSPQPQSGVVARQRVDFRDRNDADWTPPNNVLNPELDPHAGLVFTGEALVQDTELAGPFDGMLDFTLNKRDVDIAIGVYELTAEGQYFDLAWWLQRASYGADRRERRLLDPAVLQRLAVKDTRLIGRRLAAGSRLVVTVGVSKQPDRQLNLGSGKDPSEETFADAGEPLEIQWQGSSCLSFGVRD, from the coding sequence ATGAGACTGCTGCTGGGACTTCTACTGACGGCGTGCGCCTTCCCCTCCTTCGCGAAAACGAAGGACATCGTCATCCCGGCGGGCCTGCACGACGGCCCTGTGGATGCGGCGATGACCACGGTGGCACGCGAGGCGCTGGTGGTCTATCGCGACGAAGATCCCCAGCGCGACCTCGCGACCCGATTCCGGTTGCAGCTCGCCGCCGGCCGATACACGCAGGCGATCGACAGCATCGACACGCTGCGCGGCTTGCGCAAGGATCCACCGTCGCAGCCGCCGGTGTTCCTGCAGTACGAGATCCATGCGCGCGCCAAGACACTGCAGACTCAGCGCGGGATGGCCTACGCCCCGGCATGGCGGCAGGCCTTCGCCGAGCGTTTCGGCGCATTGGACGACCGGACGGCCCTGCAGGCGGAGTTCTCGTTCGGCACCTCGCTCGCCAGGGTGCGAGGCGACCTGGATGCAGCGCTGGCGAAGGTGGCCGGCCGGTCACGGCTGTCGCTGCCCGAGGCCATCGACCTGGTCCGTGCATACCAGGTGCATGCCGCGTACGCGGAGTTCCAGCCGTTGTTCGCGGCGGCATTGAAGGACGACGACGCACGCCGTTACCGGATCGACCGCGACGTGCTGGTACGGACGCCGGAAGGGGTCGGTATCGCCGCGCTGGTCGTGCGTCCCGCAAATGCGCCGCGATTGCCGACGCTGTTGCAGTTCACTGTCTACGCCAACGACGACGTGGCCTGGGGCGATGCCAAGACGATGGCCGCGCATGGCTACGTGGGCGCCGTGGCCTACAGCCGTGGCAAGGGCCGCAGTCCCGATGCCAACGCGCCCTTCCGGCACGACGGCGTCGATGCGGCCGCGGTCATCGATTGGATCGCGGCACAGCCCTGGAGCGACGGTCGCGTGGGCATGTTCGGCGGCAGCTACAACAGCTTCGCCCAGTGGTCCGCGCTGAAGCAGCGACCGCCGGCGCTGAAGGCGATCGCGACTTCGGCGTCTGCCGCACCCGGCATCGACATCCCGATGGAAGGCAATGTCTTCCTCAATTTCATGTATCCGTGGCCGCTGTACACCGCCAGCAGCCGCTGGCTGGACGATGCACGCTACGGCGACAGTGCACGCTGGGCGAAGCTCGACCGCGATGCCTACGCCAGCGGTCGCGCCTACCGGGAGCGCCCGCTGATCGACGGCAGTTCAAATCCGCTGTTCGCCGAATGGCTGCAGCACCCCGCTTACGACGCGTACTGGCAGGCGATGATCCCCCAGGGCGACGAGTTCGCCGGCATCGACATCCCGGTGCTGGCCACGACGGGGTATTTCGATGGTGCGCAGGCTGGCGTGTTGCACTACTTCCGCGAACACCTACGCCACCGCCCGGACGCCGACCACACGCTGGTGATCGGTCCTTACGAGCACATCACGATGCAGACCGGCGTGCCGCCGACCGTGCAAGGCTATGTGCCGGACGCCGCCGCGCGGATCAACCTGCAGGCCTTGCGGCTGGCGTGGTTCGACCATGTGCTCAAAGGCGCACCGAAGCCTGATCTGTTGGCTGACCGCGTGAACTGGCAAGCCATGGGAACCGATGCCTGGCGCCACGCGCACACGCTGGAGACCATGGCGACGCGGCGTCAATCGCTGTGCCTGGCACCGGGTGCGGAGACCGGCACTTATGCGCTCTCCCCGCAACCGCAGTCCGGTGTGGTGGCCAGGCAGCGCGTTGATTTCAGAGATCGCAACGATGCCGACTGGACGCCGCCGAACAACGTGCTCAATCCCGAATTGGATCCGCACGCGGGCCTAGTGTTCACCGGCGAAGCGCTGGTGCAGGACACCGAACTGGCGGGACCGTTCGATGGCATGCTCGATTTCACCCTCAATAAGCGCGACGTCGACATCGCCATCGGCGTGTACGAGCTCACTGCCGAAGGCCAGTACTTCGACCTCGCCTGGTGGTTGCAGCGCGCGAGCTACGGCGCGGATCGCCGCGAACGCCGCTTGCTTGACCCCGCCGTACTGCAGCGCCTTGCCGTGAAGGACACGCGCCTGATCGGCCGCAGGCTGGCGGCCGGTAGTCGCCTGGTGGTGACGGTGGGCGTGAGCAAGCAGCCCGATCGCCAGCTCAACCTCGGCAGCGGCAAGGACCCGTCGGAAGAAACCTTCGCCGATGCCGGCGAGCCGCTCGAGATCCAGTGGCAGGGCAGCAGCTGCCTGTCGTTCGGCGTGCGCGATTGA
- a CDS encoding SDR family oxidoreductase, translating to MNRFNSKTILVTGGSSGIGLAAAKAFASEGARVVITGRDAVSLDRAKAEIGPDTVALVNDAGRLADAKALGAALVAADLRLDAVFLNAGTAKFAAFPDVDEALWDQIFDTNTKGPYFQVQALLPLLNPGASIVINGSINAHIGMPNSSVYAASKAALISLAKTLSAELLPRGARVNVLSPGPVATPLYGKLGLDAASLEATAAQIQNQIPLGRFGTPDEIASTVLHLSSPESAFIVGTEIIADGGMSQL from the coding sequence ATGAACCGCTTCAACAGCAAGACCATTCTCGTGACGGGCGGCAGCAGCGGCATCGGCCTGGCCGCTGCCAAAGCGTTCGCGTCGGAAGGCGCCCGCGTCGTCATCACCGGTCGCGACGCCGTATCGCTCGACCGGGCCAAAGCCGAGATCGGACCCGACACCGTCGCGCTGGTGAACGACGCCGGCCGCCTGGCCGACGCGAAAGCGCTGGGCGCGGCGCTGGTCGCCGCCGACCTGCGTCTGGACGCCGTCTTCCTCAACGCCGGTACGGCGAAGTTCGCCGCGTTCCCCGACGTGGACGAGGCGCTGTGGGACCAGATCTTCGACACCAATACGAAGGGCCCCTACTTCCAGGTGCAGGCGCTGTTGCCCCTGCTCAATCCGGGCGCGTCGATCGTGATCAATGGCTCCATCAACGCTCACATCGGCATGCCGAACAGCTCGGTGTACGCCGCCAGCAAGGCCGCGTTGATCTCGCTGGCGAAGACCTTGTCGGCCGAGCTGCTGCCGCGCGGCGCGCGCGTCAACGTGCTCAGCCCTGGGCCGGTGGCCACACCGCTTTACGGCAAGCTCGGCCTGGATGCCGCTTCGCTGGAGGCCACGGCAGCGCAGATCCAAAACCAGATCCCGCTGGGCCGCTTCGGTACGCCTGACGAGATCGCCTCGACCGTGCTGCATCTTTCCTCGCCCGAGTCGGCGTTCATCGTCGGCACCGAGATCATCGCCGATGGCGGCATGAGCCAGCTCTAG
- a CDS encoding DUF4242 domain-containing protein → MPRYMIERTFPTGLNIPMTDVGARACLGVVATNAKEGVTWVHSYVNADKTKTFCVYDGPDPEAIRRAAGDNNLPLERITQVNVLAPYFYR, encoded by the coding sequence ATGCCCCGCTACATGATCGAACGCACCTTCCCCACCGGCCTCAACATCCCCATGACCGACGTGGGCGCGCGCGCCTGCCTCGGTGTGGTCGCCACCAATGCCAAGGAAGGCGTGACCTGGGTGCATTCCTACGTGAATGCCGACAAGACCAAGACGTTCTGCGTCTACGACGGTCCGGACCCGGAGGCGATCCGCCGCGCCGCTGGCGACAACAACCTCCCGCTGGAGCGCATCACGCAGGTGAACGTGCTGGCGCCCTATTTCTACCGCTAG
- a CDS encoding LysR family transcriptional regulator codes for MLSADELALLEAIRESGSLSRAAARLGKAPSTVSHAARQLEARFDALLFDRRRYRLQLTPAGHLLAQEAARLMLDVSRLTQRVRQVAGGWEDRLWIVTDEILEFETLLPVIRAFDGLKSGVTLRITHEVLTGTWDALRDGRADLVVGATNEPPVIPGLRWFELGVMDWVFAVSPRHPLAKAHEPVDRAAVLQHRAVVVADTSRRVEVRGYGVLGGQPSLAVPSMRAKIQAQCEGLGVGWLPRDRVAGLLKRGDLVEKKMVDPREPNLLYVAWRGDHQGRALEWWLAQLQNKRLASRLVKGLDVATLT; via the coding sequence ATGTTGTCAGCCGATGAATTGGCCCTACTGGAAGCCATCCGCGAGAGCGGCAGCCTGTCACGAGCCGCCGCCCGGCTCGGCAAGGCGCCGTCCACTGTGTCGCATGCGGCAAGGCAGCTCGAAGCGCGCTTCGATGCGCTGCTGTTCGACCGTCGCCGCTATCGCCTGCAGCTGACCCCGGCAGGCCACCTGCTCGCACAGGAGGCCGCACGCCTGATGTTGGATGTGTCCCGCCTGACGCAGCGGGTCAGGCAGGTCGCCGGTGGTTGGGAGGACCGCCTGTGGATCGTCACCGACGAGATCCTGGAGTTCGAGACGCTGCTGCCGGTGATCCGTGCGTTCGACGGGTTGAAGTCCGGCGTGACGTTGCGCATCACCCATGAAGTCCTCACCGGCACGTGGGATGCCTTGCGCGACGGACGCGCCGACCTGGTGGTGGGCGCGACGAACGAACCGCCGGTGATCCCCGGGCTGCGCTGGTTTGAACTCGGCGTGATGGACTGGGTATTCGCGGTCTCGCCGCGGCATCCTCTGGCCAAAGCCCATGAGCCTGTCGACCGTGCCGCTGTGCTCCAGCATCGTGCGGTCGTGGTGGCCGATACGTCGCGCAGGGTAGAAGTGCGCGGGTATGGCGTGCTGGGCGGGCAGCCGTCGCTCGCCGTACCCAGCATGCGCGCCAAGATCCAGGCCCAATGCGAAGGCCTGGGCGTGGGCTGGCTGCCGCGCGATCGCGTGGCCGGGCTGCTCAAGCGTGGCGACCTGGTGGAAAAGAAGATGGTGGATCCGCGCGAACCCAACCTGCTCTACGTCGCCTGGCGCGGCGATCATCAGGGGCGTGCGCTGGAGTGGTGGTTGGCGCAATTGCAGAACAAGCGCCTGGCGTCGCGATTGGTGAAAGGCCTGGATGTCGCGACGCTCACATGA
- a CDS encoding alpha/beta hydrolase, translating to MNSLLRSFQRATTALLVILGLHLPAHAAGSAAIHDHTATVNGVTLHYLQAGEGDTSPVVLLHGYAETSHMWRPLMPKLAGRHVVIAPDLRGAGTSSKPDGGYDKKTLAQDIHALVASLGYRKVKIVGHDIGLMVAYAYAAQYPDEVESIVLMDAFIPGVGDWTKVWLLRDLWHFHFYGETPLKLVDGRERIYFEHFWNDFAADRTRSIPETDRQFYAKEYARPGGMRAGFEYFRNFEQDAKDFAGFAQTKLTMPMLVLSGEKAGGQFLIDQGRMVDDNVEGVIIQGSGHWLMEEAPGQTIPALVAFLDR from the coding sequence ATGAACAGCTTGCTGCGTTCCTTCCAGCGCGCGACCACGGCGCTGCTGGTGATCCTCGGCCTGCACCTGCCCGCCCATGCGGCAGGCAGTGCAGCCATCCACGACCACACCGCGACCGTCAACGGCGTCACCCTGCACTACCTACAGGCCGGCGAAGGCGACACGTCCCCGGTGGTATTGCTCCACGGCTACGCCGAGACCAGCCATATGTGGCGACCGCTGATGCCGAAACTCGCCGGCCGCCACGTGGTCATCGCGCCCGATCTGCGCGGCGCGGGCACGTCGTCGAAACCGGACGGCGGCTACGACAAGAAGACACTGGCGCAGGACATCCATGCGCTGGTGGCGTCGCTGGGCTATCGCAAGGTCAAGATCGTCGGCCACGACATCGGCTTGATGGTGGCCTACGCCTATGCGGCGCAATACCCCGATGAGGTGGAGAGCATCGTGTTGATGGATGCCTTCATTCCCGGCGTCGGCGACTGGACCAAGGTCTGGCTGCTGCGCGATCTGTGGCATTTTCATTTCTACGGCGAGACGCCGTTGAAGCTGGTCGATGGCCGCGAGCGCATCTACTTCGAGCATTTCTGGAACGACTTCGCCGCCGATCGCACCCGCTCGATTCCCGAGACCGACCGTCAGTTCTACGCAAAAGAGTACGCACGCCCGGGCGGCATGCGCGCCGGCTTCGAGTACTTCCGAAACTTCGAGCAGGATGCGAAGGACTTCGCGGGCTTCGCGCAGACAAAATTGACGATGCCGATGCTGGTGCTGTCGGGCGAGAAGGCCGGCGGCCAGTTCCTGATCGACCAGGGCCGGATGGTGGACGACAACGTCGAGGGCGTCATCATCCAGGGCTCGGGACATTGGCTGATGGAAGAGGCGCCCGGGCAGACGATTCCGGCACTCGTCGCCTTCCTGGACCGATAG
- a CDS encoding nuclear transport factor 2 family protein gives MTAVRLPGHHPMKKFVPVLLGLGLFAFAGRTAAQAPSPDRTPQDLSQIVAELDGAVFDAFNQCADPAQLARHAAYFDTGVEFYHDNGGVTWTRDEMIGRTRENVCGKYQRRLVPGSLKVFPIRGYGAIAQGEHTFCATGGDDCGGMADFTMVWREQEGRWQITRVLSYGHRPAPATP, from the coding sequence ATGACCGCCGTGCGCCTGCCGGGGCATCACCCGATGAAGAAGTTCGTGCCGGTCCTGCTGGGCCTGGGGCTGTTCGCGTTCGCCGGGCGCACGGCAGCCCAAGCTCCATCGCCCGACCGCACACCACAGGATCTGTCGCAGATCGTAGCCGAGCTCGATGGCGCCGTATTCGATGCCTTCAATCAGTGCGCCGATCCGGCACAACTCGCGCGCCATGCCGCGTACTTTGATACGGGCGTGGAGTTCTACCACGACAACGGCGGCGTCACCTGGACACGCGACGAGATGATCGGCCGCACCCGCGAGAACGTGTGCGGGAAGTACCAGCGGCGCCTGGTGCCGGGCTCGCTGAAGGTCTTTCCGATCCGCGGCTACGGTGCGATCGCCCAGGGCGAACACACGTTCTGCGCGACCGGTGGCGACGACTGCGGCGGCATGGCCGACTTCACCATGGTCTGGCGCGAACAGGAGGGCCGTTGGCAGATCACCCGCGTACTGAGCTACGGCCACCGCCCCGCACCGGCCACGCCCTGA
- a CDS encoding nuclear transport factor 2 family protein: MSLLSLVMAAAAVATPPPSADAATLAAIEATCLDYIDGQLEGDPARVSRALHPDLAKRAVVGDTPYERLGLRRMSKDELVELTRQGVLKTPKEQWSRSCRVLDVTAETAAVRLETPWFVDHFHMGRFDGRWVIVNALWHSKPR, translated from the coding sequence ATGTCGTTGCTTTCCCTGGTCATGGCAGCCGCCGCTGTCGCCACGCCGCCCCCTTCGGCCGACGCCGCCACCCTGGCCGCGATCGAGGCCACCTGCCTGGACTACATCGACGGCCAGCTCGAAGGCGACCCGGCGCGCGTGTCGCGTGCGCTGCATCCGGACCTGGCCAAGCGCGCCGTGGTGGGAGACACCCCGTACGAACGCCTCGGCCTGCGCCGCATGTCGAAGGACGAACTGGTCGAGCTCACCCGGCAGGGCGTGCTGAAGACACCGAAAGAACAGTGGAGCCGCAGCTGCCGGGTGCTCGACGTCACCGCCGAAACCGCGGCCGTGCGCCTGGAGACGCCGTGGTTCGTCGACCATTTCCACATGGGCCGTTTCGATGGTCGCTGGGTCATCGTCAACGCGCTGTGGCACAGCAAACCACGCTGA
- a CDS encoding DUF4242 domain-containing protein, with the protein MKISLHPLRTLAVAALCALTLSGAAMAKDAGTASSANHRYVIQRSFPKGALDGLDAAAKAKVNQTNARFGVKWLMSFANGDKTKTFCVYEGPTEDAIRQAAKANHLPVDTITEVPVTLDAH; encoded by the coding sequence ATGAAGATTTCCCTCCATCCCCTGCGCACGCTGGCGGTGGCCGCCCTGTGCGCGCTGACGCTGAGTGGCGCCGCGATGGCGAAGGACGCAGGTACCGCGTCCAGTGCCAACCACCGCTACGTCATCCAGCGTTCCTTTCCCAAGGGCGCACTCGACGGCCTCGACGCCGCCGCCAAGGCCAAGGTCAACCAGACCAACGCCCGCTTCGGCGTGAAGTGGCTGATGTCCTTCGCCAACGGCGACAAGACCAAGACCTTCTGCGTCTACGAAGGTCCCACCGAGGACGCCATCCGCCAGGCCGCCAAGGCGAACCACCTGCCGGTGGACACCATCACCGAAGTGCCCGTCACGCTCGACGCGCACTGA
- the mddA gene encoding methanethiol S-methyltransferase, with amino-acid sequence MNRSLAMLYGGACYTAFLATFLYAIAFVAGFGVPKHIDNGALAPLWTALAIDIALLALFAVQHSGMARPAFKRWWTRFVPTAIERSTFVLVSSAVLALLFWLWRPLPQVVWHVDAGLARGVLWGVSLFGWLLVLTSSFTINHFELFGLRQVWLHARGRVAKDEPFVIRAMYRIVRHPLMLGFLIAFWVTPTMTLGHLLFAAVVTGYIFVAVKFLEERDLVAMHGDTYRDYQRKVPMLLPGRRRS; translated from the coding sequence ATGAACCGCTCACTGGCCATGCTGTACGGCGGCGCCTGCTATACCGCGTTCCTCGCCACGTTCCTGTATGCCATCGCATTCGTCGCCGGGTTCGGCGTGCCGAAGCACATCGACAACGGGGCGCTGGCTCCGTTGTGGACCGCCTTGGCCATCGACATCGCCCTGCTCGCCCTGTTCGCCGTGCAGCACAGCGGCATGGCGCGGCCCGCCTTCAAGCGATGGTGGACGCGGTTCGTGCCGACCGCAATCGAACGCAGCACGTTCGTACTGGTCAGCAGTGCGGTGCTGGCGCTGCTGTTCTGGCTATGGCGCCCGCTGCCGCAGGTGGTCTGGCACGTCGACGCCGGCCTCGCGCGGGGCGTCCTGTGGGGTGTGTCGTTGTTCGGCTGGCTGCTGGTGTTGACCAGTTCCTTCACGATCAACCACTTCGAACTGTTCGGCCTGCGCCAGGTTTGGCTGCATGCGCGGGGACGCGTGGCGAAGGACGAGCCTTTCGTCATCCGCGCGATGTACCGCATCGTGCGACACCCGCTGATGCTGGGCTTCCTGATCGCCTTCTGGGTGACCCCGACGATGACCCTCGGGCACCTGTTGTTCGCCGCCGTCGTCACGGGCTACATCTTCGTGGCGGTGAAGTTCCTGGAAGAACGCGACCTGGTCGCGATGCACGGCGACACCTACCGCGACTACCAGCGCAAGGTGCCGATGCTGTTGCCAGGGCGGAGGCGTTCGTAG